A part of Salmo salar chromosome ssa18, Ssal_v3.1, whole genome shotgun sequence genomic DNA contains:
- the LOC106578062 gene encoding glycoprotein hormone beta-5: MLPHRSLPLSILSLLLIVAETGLCVAVTTPLHGDFRGCAVREFSFVAQKPGCRNLRIDTEACWGRCHTWEKPLPEPPYVQRHHRVCSYGRTRYLTARLPGCQPHVSPLYSYPLALQCHCTVCSTQDTECETF; the protein is encoded by the exons atGTTGCCGCAccgctccctccctctgtctattctctctctcctcctgattgTTGCCGAGACGGGCCTGTGCGTTGCTGTGACGACCCCGCTGCACGGTGATTTCCGTGGCTGCGCGGTGAGGGAATTTTCCTTCGTGGCCCAGAAGCCGGGATGCAGGAACCTCCGCATCGACACCGAGGCCTGCTGGGGCCGCTGCCATACCTGGGAG AAGCCGCTCCCAGAGCCCCCGTACGTCCAGCGGCATCACCGTGTGTGTTCCTACGGTCGTACTCGCTACCTGACGGCCCGTCTGCCAGGCTGCCAGCCCCACGTCTCCCCGCTCTACTCCTACCCCCTCGCACTGCAGTGCCACTGCACCGTCTGTTCCACACAGGATACGGAGTGTGAGACGTTCTGA